A stretch of the Nicotiana tabacum cultivar K326 chromosome 6, ASM71507v2, whole genome shotgun sequence genome encodes the following:
- the LOC107797516 gene encoding uncharacterized protein LOC107797516: protein MDKNYHLGKSKRRSSSVTYSHHLHVDVFNTVIDLQLSELNSRFDAVNSNTSCCSKLEDLSYELDNYILFVKEDNDFSNLKGLGDLSETLVETDLYKTWRLVFLLVKLSLILPVATATVERAFSSMKYIKNDLRSRIGDEFLNGCLVCYIEDEVFETVPNDAIIDRFQSMTTCRVQL from the exons ATGGATAAGAACTATCATCTTGGAAAGTCAAAGCGTAGGAGTTCAAGTGTTACATATTCTCATCATTTGCATGTCGATGTTTTTAATACTGTTATTGATTTGCAACTTTCAGAGCTTAACAGTCGTTTTGATGCGGTGAATAGTAATACTTCTTG TTGTTCAAAGCTTGAAGATCTTAGTTACGAGCTTGACAACTATATTCTCTTTGTGAAAGAAGACAACGATTTCTCTAACTTGAAAGGACTTGGAGATCTTTCAGAAACACTAGTTGAAACAGATTTGTACAAGACTTGGAGACTTGTTTTTTTGCTTGTGAAGTTAAGTCTCATATTGCCTGTCGCTACTGCAACAGTAGAAAGAGCTTTTTCTTCAATGAAGTACATCAAAAATGACTTGCGTAGCAGAATTGGTGATGAATTTTTGAATGGTTGTTTAGTTTGTTATATAGAAGATGAAGTATTTGAAACTGTACCTAATGATGCCATTATTGATCGTTTTCAAAGCATGACAACATGTAGGGTACAATTGTAA
- the LOC107790797 gene encoding BTB/POZ and MATH domain-containing protein 3-like isoform X1 encodes MIVDYEDRGGGDDSDSCSKSINETVNGSHHFTIRGYSLAKGMGPGKYITSDTFTVGGYDWAVYFYPDGKNIEDSSTYVSVFIALASEGTDVRALFELTLLDQSGKGKHKVHSHFDRALESGPYSLKYRGSMWGYKRFFRRSVLETSDYLKDDCLSMHCTVGVVRTRVEGPKDYSVSVPPSDMGQSLKYVLDAELGCDIDFRVGEETFKAHKLILAARSPVFRSQFFGLVGNPNSDKVELEDIEPSIFKAMLHFIYSDELPDLLEIAGSTSTCTSTIMMQHILAAADRFGLDRLKQLCEAKLCEEVNVETVATTLSLSEQHQCLQLKAICLKFAATNLGVVMQSEGFKHLEESCPSLLSELLETVASVDEKAPVMSSKKRTSSSIFGLDVAADGAAAESVNPNARRVRRRM; translated from the exons ATGATCGTTGATTACGAGGACCGCGGTGGGGGGGATGATTCTGATTCCTGTTCCAAGTCGATAAACGAGACGGTGAATGGGTCCCACCATTTCACCATCAGGGGTTACTCCCTGGCTAAAGGAATGGGTCCCGGAAAGTACATAACTAGCGATACATTCACAGTGGGCGGTTATGATTGGGCCGTTTATTTCTACCCTGATGGTAAGAATATTGAGGATTCTTCCACGTATGTCTCTGTTTTCATCGCCCTTGCTAGTGAGGGCACTGATGTCAGGGCGCTGTTCGAGCTGACTCTATTGGATCAGAGCGGTAAAGGGAAGCACAAAGTTCATAGCCATTTTGATCGGGCGCTCGAGAGTGGCCCGTATTCTTTGAAATATAGAGGAAGCATGTG GGGTTACAAACGATTTTTCAGAAGATCAGTTTTGGAAACTTCTGACTACCTGAAGGATGATTGCCTGTCTATGCACTGTACTGTTGGAGTTGTGAGAACTCGTGTTGAAGGACCCAAAGATTATAGTGTTTCTGTTCCTCCATCAGACATGGGCCAAAGTCTCAAATATGTGCTGGATGCTGAACTTGGTTGTGATATTGATTTCCGTGTTGGCGAAGAGACTTTTAAGGCTCATAAGTTGATACTAGCTGCTCGTTCTCCAGTGTTTAGATCCCAATTCTTTGGGCTTGTGGGGAATCCTAATTCTGACAAAGTAGAACTTGAGGATATTGAGCCCTCAATTTTCAAG GCTATGCTCCATTTCATTTACTCTGATGAGCTTCCGGATTTGCTTGAGATTGCTGGCTCTACTTCAACATGTACATCTACAATAATGATGCAGCATATATTGGCTGCAGCGGACCGCTTTGGTTTAGATAGGTTGAAACAGTTATGCGAGGCTAAATTATGTGAAGAAGTTAATGTGGAGACAGTGGCTACAACTCTTTCCCTTTCGGAGCAGCATCAATGCCTACAGCTTAAAGCCATATGTTTGAAATTTGCTGCAACAAACTTGGGAG TTGTCATGCAGTCAGAAGGATTTAAGCACTTAGAAGAGAGCTGCCCGTCACTGTTGTCAGAACTACTGGAAACAGTTGCATCAGTTGATGAGAAGGCGCCTGTGATGTCTAGCAAGAAAAGGACTAGCAGCAGCATCTTTGGGTTGGATGTGGCAGCAGATGGTGCTGCAGCAGAATCTGTTAATCCAAATGCTAGGCGTGTGCGAAGACGGATGTAA
- the LOC107790797 gene encoding BTB/POZ and MATH domain-containing protein 3-like isoform X2, translating to MIVDYEDRGGGDDSDSCSKSINETVNGSHHFTIRGYSLAKGMGPGKYITSDTFTVGGYDWAVYFYPDGKNIEDSSTYVSVFIALASEGTDVRALFELTLLDQSGKGKHKVHSHFDRALESGPYSLKYRGSMWGYKRFFRRSVLETSDYLKDDCLSMHCTVGVVRTRVEGPKDYSVSVPPSDMGQSLKYVLDAELGCDIDFRVGEETFKAHKLILAARSPVFRSQFFGLVGNPNSDKVELEDIEPSIFKAMLHFIYSDELPDLLEIAGSTSTCTSTIMMQHILAAADRFGLDRLKQLCEAKLCEEVNVETVATTLSLSEQHQCLQLKAICLKFAATNLGGACSP from the exons ATGATCGTTGATTACGAGGACCGCGGTGGGGGGGATGATTCTGATTCCTGTTCCAAGTCGATAAACGAGACGGTGAATGGGTCCCACCATTTCACCATCAGGGGTTACTCCCTGGCTAAAGGAATGGGTCCCGGAAAGTACATAACTAGCGATACATTCACAGTGGGCGGTTATGATTGGGCCGTTTATTTCTACCCTGATGGTAAGAATATTGAGGATTCTTCCACGTATGTCTCTGTTTTCATCGCCCTTGCTAGTGAGGGCACTGATGTCAGGGCGCTGTTCGAGCTGACTCTATTGGATCAGAGCGGTAAAGGGAAGCACAAAGTTCATAGCCATTTTGATCGGGCGCTCGAGAGTGGCCCGTATTCTTTGAAATATAGAGGAAGCATGTG GGGTTACAAACGATTTTTCAGAAGATCAGTTTTGGAAACTTCTGACTACCTGAAGGATGATTGCCTGTCTATGCACTGTACTGTTGGAGTTGTGAGAACTCGTGTTGAAGGACCCAAAGATTATAGTGTTTCTGTTCCTCCATCAGACATGGGCCAAAGTCTCAAATATGTGCTGGATGCTGAACTTGGTTGTGATATTGATTTCCGTGTTGGCGAAGAGACTTTTAAGGCTCATAAGTTGATACTAGCTGCTCGTTCTCCAGTGTTTAGATCCCAATTCTTTGGGCTTGTGGGGAATCCTAATTCTGACAAAGTAGAACTTGAGGATATTGAGCCCTCAATTTTCAAG GCTATGCTCCATTTCATTTACTCTGATGAGCTTCCGGATTTGCTTGAGATTGCTGGCTCTACTTCAACATGTACATCTACAATAATGATGCAGCATATATTGGCTGCAGCGGACCGCTTTGGTTTAGATAGGTTGAAACAGTTATGCGAGGCTAAATTATGTGAAGAAGTTAATGTGGAGACAGTGGCTACAACTCTTTCCCTTTCGGAGCAGCATCAATGCCTACAGCTTAAAGCCATATGTTTGAAATTTGCTGCAACAAACTTGGGAGGTGCGTGTAGTCCGTAG
- the LOC107790553 gene encoding uncharacterized protein LOC107790553, whose translation MLKKTTSSSLQKAIYDLLLEHSLSPSQIRGQGYDGASNMQGEINGLKTLILNDNPSAYCIHCFAHQLQLTLVAVAKKHCDVDQFFDIVANVLKIVGSSFKHRDMLREDQEKKLDELQVLGEFHTGSELNQELELQRPGDTRWGSHFKIVRNFITLFSSIINVLEFLASEGENYLERSVAKSLVNDIRSFEFVHMMHLMLKLLAITNDLNMALQRKDQDIVNTMKLVGFAKRQLQGMRESK comes from the coding sequence ATGTTAAAAAAAACAACTTCATCGTCATTGCAAAAAGCAATCTATGATTTGCTTTTAGAGCACTCATTGAGTCCATCTCAAATACGAGGACAAGGTTATGATGGGGCTAGTAACATGCAAGGAGAAATCAATGGTCTTAAAACTTTAATTCTGAATGATAATCCTTCGGCATATTGTATACATTGCTTTGCCCATCAATTGCAATTGACTCTTGTAGCCGTTGCAAAAAAACATTGTGATGTAGATCAATTTTTTGATATTGTTGCTAATGTCTTGAAAATTGTTGGAAGTTCTTTTAAGCATAGGGATATGCTTcgagaggatcaggaaaaaaaaTTAGATGAGCTACAAGTGCTTGGTGAATTTCATACAGGAAGTGAACTAAATCAAGAACTTGAACTCCAAAGGCCAGGTGATACTCGATGGGGTTCTCATTTTAAGATAGTGCGTAACTTTATTACATTATTCTCATCTATCATTAATGTACTTGAGTTTCTTGCAAGTGAGGGTGAAAATTATCTAGAGAGATCAGTGGCAAAAAGTTTAGTGAATGACATAAGGTCTTTTGAGTTTGTGCATATGATGCACTTGATGTTAAAATTATTGGCAATTACAAATGATTTGAATATGGCTTTGCAAAGAAAAGATCAGGATATTGTAAATACTATGAAGCTTGTTGGTTTCGCCAAGAGGCAATTGCAAGGGATGAGAGAATCTAAATAG
- the LOC107790877 gene encoding uncharacterized protein LOC107790877, whose product MIMKFFKAIPTPQTSGSSSGSSPPTPSSSPSPTIHDNINLSAGLNKEKMLNLNLEPDRAERKQILEYPPNLRGRVRRHYIQPGPCQPCNCSFPKRDFGGFMRQFNIEWFNTSYSGWLEYSVKVDATFCLCCYLFKNEHGGHGKVGDSFTKNGFRASNKAIERFNAHIGEVNSLHNRCFKMMRDLINQEQSMLTSFDKQAEKIKSDYRVRLNVSIDVARFLLKQGMSFRDHDEGETSTKRGKFVELLQWYAGRDDEVKKVVLQSAPQNNMMISPNIQKEIANACAKEIMKAIVEDLNGDYFGILVDESKDVSHKEQMALVLWYVNKEGKLIE is encoded by the coding sequence ATGATTATGAAATTTTTCAAAGCTATTCCAACTCCTCAAACTTCTGGTTCTAGTTCTGGTTCTAGTCCTCCTACGCCAAGTTCTTCGCCAAGTCCAACTATTCATGACAATATCAATCTTTCGGCAGGATTAAACAAAGAGAAAATGTTGAATTTGAATCTTGAACCCGATCGTGCAGAAAGAAAGCAAATTTTAGAGTATCCTCCAAATTTACGTGGTCGAGTGAGGAGACATTATATTCAACCAGGGCCTTGTCAACCTTGTAATTGTAGCTTTCCAAAAAGAGATTTTGGTGGATTTATGCGTCAATTTAATATTGAATGGTTTAACACTTCATACTCTGGATGGTTAGAATATAGTGTTAAAGTTGATGCAACATTTTGCTTATGTTGTTACTTGTTTAAAAATGAGCATGGAGGACATGGAAAAGTTGGGGATTCTTTCACAAAGAATGGTTTTAGAGCTTCGAATAAAGCTATAGAAAGGTTTAACGCACATATTGGAGAGGTGAATAGTCTTCACAATCGGTGTTTTAAGATGATGAGAGATTTAATTAATCAAGAACAATCAATGCTAACTTCTTTTGACAAGCAGGCTGAAAAAATTAAAAGTGATTATCGAGTTCGGTTGAATGTTTCGATTGATGTGGCAAGATTTCTTTTAAAACAAGGAATGTCTTTCCGGGACCACGATGAAGGTGAAACTTCTACTAAAAGAGGAAAGTTTGTAGAACTCTTACAATGGTATGCAGGTAGGGATGATGAAGTGAAAAAAGTTGTGCTACAAAGTGCTCCACAAAATAACATGATGATTTCTCCAAATATCCAAAAAGAGATCGCGAATGCATGTGCGAAAGAAATAATGAAAGCAATAGTTGAAGATTTGAATGGAGAttattttggaattttggttgaTGAATCTAAGGACGTCTCTCATAAGGAACAAATGGCTCTTGTTCTGTGGTATGTCAACAAAGAGGGAAAACTTATTGAGTGA